A segment of the Fusarium oxysporum f. sp. lycopersici 4287 chromosome 4, whole genome shotgun sequence genome:
tgatctttaTGTTCTGGACAaaggtcatcaagatcatccCGCACTTTCTTCAGTATCCTTCTGATTTTCCACTCGTTATTTGTCAGATTGCGTTTGGGTATGTACATAGCTTTATTAAGCTTTGGGCGCTGGTTACGTTTTGGGATTGTGATTGGTCCGGGAGGAATCTGAATGAGATTAATCCTGAGCATGTTGGCCTTGATACGTCGTTTTATGAGATTTAGTAGTGACAGCATTGCGAGACAAGTTGGGACGCATTCTGGTATCGAGCTTGGTAGGGGACATAAAATACAATGCCTGAGATTGATGCTAAACTGAGCCATGTAACTGAAGCATCTTGTGGTGATGCGTCGCCAAATCTTGTTCAATTGTCTGTTAATTATGTAAGCAATAACCTGAATACTGACTCTATTCTATCGTGGAACCCTTTCTGTTCCTTTATGCTAGGCTTTTCAGCTTAAGCTTAAGCTCTTTGCATACTTTGTAGAGCTGTGAAGCCAGTGGTAAATACCCTCGCGGATCTGCCACGTATATATGCGTGGGATTAGATTAGATTATAAGCTAAAAGTTTGTCTTGAGCTTTTAGGTTCAAAGGTGGTACTCTTCCTGGCGTTTGTGGTCGAGGAATGTTAAACGTCCACGTCCGATGTGTTTCCCTGGTATTCGCCCCTCAGAGAAGCTTTAAGGTAAACCTTTCTCCTCGCAGGATCTTGGTTGGACCAGATATAGCTGAGCAAACAAAGGTGCCAAAGATGAGTTTTAGATCCATTAATGACTGAACacgtcttcatcatgaaaCTTAAGCTCCAAGAGCTCGTAGAGGGAATTTATTTGCTAGACGAATCAAATTGTAAATATGGCCCCGTCAATCATGATATACAAAAGGTAATAGGCCATAAATAGCAGGTTTTATTTCAAACACACGTTTACCAACAGGGTTCAAATCCATACCACGAAATCCACATATGGATCCATAATGTGGATCCATATCCATTCCATTCCATTCCACGTGGGCTTCAGCATTTCCATATCCACGCCACGAAGCCCCTTCCACATGTTCCACATGTGGAAATCGTGGAATATTTTAGGTGGGGTTCGAAAATACCTTGATTTCCTTGTGAAATCCCGCATATCCTAAGTACTTTCTATCACCcacaacaacacaacatcGATTTGCCACCCCATTTTCCTCCGTACACAATGAGTCCATTCTGGGGGCTTCACTGTTACTCGCGTTACTACCCCAAATCGAAATGGCCACTCCCCATCCTACCAAGTCAACCACATCCGTTCCAGAACGAACAGAAGAGGACAATCAACGGCTCTTTCAGCTCTACAAAAGCTGGATCTTGACGGAGAGAGACGGCAAGGCGCGTCTATAGGTATATCGGTTCGGCTACGAATATCCAGCATAACAAGAAACAGGAACGTCGGTGGGTGTGTTGCCTTTGCGTCAAGCAACGGCGGATTTTAATGGACCAATGACAAAAACATTGACGTCACCGAGGGCGGGCGGGACCCATTAATTACCATTGTTGGACGAAGTAGGTTTCCATTCCACNNNNNNNNNNNNNNNNNNNNNNNNNNNNNNNNNNNNNNNNNNNNNNNNNNNNNNNNNNNNNNNNNNNNNNNNNNNNNNNNNNNNNNNNNNNNNNNNNNNNNNNNNNNNNNNNNNNNNNNNNNNNNNNNNNNNNNNNNNNNNNNNNNNNNNNNNNNNNNNNNNNNNNNNNNNNNNNNNNNNNNNNNNNNNNNNNNNNNNNNNNNNNNNNNNNNNNNNNNNNNNNNNNNNNNNNNNNNNNNNNNNNNNNNNNNNNNNNNNNNNNNNNNNNNNNNNNNNNNNNNNNNNNNNNNNNNNNNNNNNNNNNNNNNNNNNNNNNNNNNNNNNNNNNNNNNNNNNNNNNNNNNNNNNNNNNNNNNNNNNNNNNNNNNNNNNNNNNNNNNNNNNNNNNNNNNNNNNNNNNNNNNNNNNNNNNNNNNNNNNNNNNNNNNNNNNNNNNCCACCAAATATCCACATTTGAAGAGCCATATAAGGATGCCCTCCCGTTCAGCCATTGCGAAAAAGAATTCCCCTTCTTCAAAACAAGCCACCTCCTCGAcctccccccccccccatCCAGCTATAAGCTCCAACAGTCATTCAGCCACCCTCTTTGTCAATCTACCATAACGTTCACATACAAACAGCCCCTATTAAATTTATCATCCATCATGTGCTGTGGTAGTGTCTCAAAATCCAAATTCAAGAGCAAGGCAGCTGAGGGACAATCGCCCCCACCCGGCTCCCCAAACAGAGCATTTACAAATCAGCCGAGTCTCGGGACTCGGGCTATGATGCATGGTGCTCGCTCGCGCAGCGCTCAACCATTCGGCCAGCCTCAAGCATCTCCACTCAAGAGGAACAGTCAGGCCGCGATTAGGGTTTCTGCTGGAAATGTACTTAAACAGAGCCTCGGGACTAGGGCTACGATGCATGGTCCTCGTTCACGGAGCTCTCAGGCATTTGGCCAACCTCAGTCCAAGTCTCAGGCTTCTGGCATGCCTACGAAACAGTACGCGAAACAGTGGCCCTGGGAATAGGATGGCGTCTTTAGCTGTTCTTGTCTTCACAAGGTCAGGATTACAATTGGAACGAATAGGCTAGGCTGCTTCCTCCTATCTCTTTTTGGAAAGTCGGATATAATTAGAAGGTCTTATGCTCAAAGGACGCGAAGTCGACCATGCTCGCCATTCTACTCTTCTACGATGCGAAAGGCACGGGATAATTAAAGAGACACTTGTCAGAGAGAGATGCTAGATGTCTCTGTAGATATTATCAAATAGAGAAGACAAGAGGCTAGGAAGGGAAAGGCCGCCTGGGATTGGATAAGGAGAGAATAAAGCAATAATTCACGAAGTCAGCTGTTGTTGATAAGGTT
Coding sequences within it:
- a CDS encoding hypothetical protein (At least one base has a quality score < 10); this translates as MCCGSVSKSKFKSKAAEGQSPPPGSPNRAFTNQPSLGTRAMMHGARSRSAQPFGQPQASPLKRNSQAAIRVSAGNVLKQSLGTRATMHGPRSRSSQAFGQPQSKSQASGMPTKQYAKQWPWE